A DNA window from Zingiber officinale cultivar Zhangliang chromosome 3A, Zo_v1.1, whole genome shotgun sequence contains the following coding sequences:
- the LOC122051059 gene encoding ras-related protein RABA5c-like has product MEGDEGEQYLFKIVIIGDSAVGKSNLLSRYARNEFNLHSKATIGVEFQTQSMEIDGKEVKAQIWDTAGQERFRAVTSAYYRGAVGALVVYDISRRTTFDSIPRWLQELNTHCDTTVAKILVGNKCDLENIRNISVEEGKSLAEAEGLFFIETSALDSTNVKKAFEIVIKEIYNNVSRKVLNSDSYKAELSVNRVTLTSNGTDETKQTSSKLSCC; this is encoded by the exons ATGGAGGGCGACGAAGGCGAGCAGTACCTTTTCAAGATCGTCATCATAGGCGACTCCGCTGTGGGGAAGTCCAATCTCCTCTCCCGCTACGCCCGCAACGAGTTCAATCTCCACTCCAAGGCCACCATCGGCGTGGAGTTCCAGACCCAGAGCATGGAGATCGACGGAAAGGAAGTTAAAGCCCAGATCTGGGACACCGCTGGCCAGGAACGGTTCCGCGCGGTCACCTCCGCCTACTACCGCGGCGCCGTCGGGGCGCTCGTCGTCTACGACATCTCACGCCGCACCACCTTCGACAGTATCCCTCGATGGCTGCAGGAGCTCAACA CACATTGTGACACCACTGTGGCAAAGATTCTTGTCGGCAATAAATGTGATTTGGAGAACATCCGAAATATATCGGTTGAAGAAGGAAAAAGCCTTGCCGAAGCGGAAGGGTTGTTTTTTATTGAAACTTCAGCTCTGGATTCCACAAACGTGAAGAAGGCCTTCGAGATTGTCATCAAAGAGATATACAATAATGTGAGCAGGAAGGTCCTAAACTCTGATTCTTACAAAGCTGAATTGTCCGTCAACAGGGTAACCCTTACAAGCAATGGGACTGATGAGACAAAGCAAACTTCGAGTAAGCTATCCTGCTGTTAA